The following proteins are encoded in a genomic region of Magnetococcales bacterium:
- a CDS encoding HNH endonuclease: protein MDHDFFPADPEFLDIERKKAKLLRQSAWWKNRIGTGKCSYCQQRFAPKDLTMDHKVPLIRGGKTSKSNCVPACQSCNQMKENMPPEKWRARMEELKSREVPSA from the coding sequence ATGGACCATGATTTTTTTCCAGCGGATCCCGAATTTCTGGACATCGAAAGAAAAAAAGCAAAACTTCTGCGCCAGTCGGCATGGTGGAAGAATCGGATCGGTACCGGGAAATGCAGCTATTGCCAGCAACGTTTTGCCCCAAAGGATTTGACCATGGACCACAAGGTTCCATTGATCCGTGGTGGCAAGACATCGAAAAGTAATTGCGTCCCCGCCTGTCAATCGTGCAACCAAATGAAAGAAAACATGCCTCCAGAAAAATGGCGGGCGCGGATGGAAGAACTTAAATCCCGGGAAGTTCCGTCGGCCTGA
- the glnE gene encoding bifunctional [glutamate--ammonia ligase]-adenylyl-L-tyrosine phosphorylase/[glutamate--ammonia-ligase] adenylyltransferase: MDVWQQLAQHLELSTEMLESLKREADATAEPSRVVDWLEDFLRQSMSDHRHHSRLSTWLRPGNRDKGLLTVVGNSPFLSHLAKKWPEFLDEDPGPLGYRIPSPADLARDIMEADSWEQAATFLRKCKQRAYLFIGFRDLSGMASFEETVHDLSDLAQACLEAGYRWLDRSLSRNHGTPMIDIGLGAQPSRFVILGMGKLGARELNFSSDIDLIYLYEDDRGQTSGPKRLSIKGYYNRLGQDLIRLLSQTTADGMVFRLDLRLRPEGETGDLTLSRRSAEIYYESWGQTWERSAMIKARPVAGDMELGWEFLKNIEPFIFRRYLDFTALDAIREMKLKIDQKIHRVADYTRNVKLGFGGIREIEFFVQSQQLIHGGKNPGLRHCETLTTLVALERHGLLTRETVHDLTDAYLFLRTVEHRLQIELERQTHSLPDDPESYRKVARRMGFSQSEELRERMTRTTERVHAIYENLFFEGKPDRKGDEDGVVGQLLQHDLNAPETATVMENAGLTPPESAAGCIRVIRDGPRGISLREHDRMWYGRVSRILLRGVLDAPDPNLALHHLGDFLKALGHRVSYLAMLYENTALLHLILRLFGTSGLLSHVLIRNPHLLDQMIAPGFLTSQEDRNALGLALAERLERVEHVEERFDAMRMFKNNEMLRIGVRDLSGLAENDEVMVRISILAEVILEQVLRDALDELMHRHGEPRYKVGTEEERVPFAIMAMGKLGGRELNYSSDLDLIFIHGGQGEQPFTSGPHPVSNEMFFSRLGQRIISHITTLTRHGLLYELDMRLRPSGQSGPLVTSFSAFRRYHDHESWLWEHQALIRARFVAGDAALGARIQGVIRDIVLQPRDESTVRAEVGAMRDRIFHEKKPSNNQVDIKQSRGGIVDIEFLVQALILAHGSRFPGILQGNCTRALHALGRAGVLDPEEGALLQEAYQFFRLVENRLRLLHNRSENRISNDPIMRDRLARLCSLSGKNELMEQLRDRMDRVFTIIRRYLPGAGAI; this comes from the coding sequence ATGGATGTCTGGCAACAACTGGCGCAACATCTCGAACTTTCAACGGAAATGCTCGAATCCCTGAAACGGGAGGCGGACGCGACCGCCGAACCGTCGCGGGTGGTGGATTGGCTGGAAGATTTCCTGCGACAATCCATGTCGGATCATCGCCATCATTCTCGCCTTTCCACCTGGTTACGTCCCGGAAACCGGGACAAGGGGCTGTTGACCGTGGTAGGAAACAGCCCATTTCTCTCTCATCTGGCCAAAAAGTGGCCTGAATTCCTGGATGAAGATCCCGGTCCCCTGGGATATCGGATCCCCTCCCCTGCGGACCTTGCTCGTGACATCATGGAGGCCGATTCCTGGGAACAAGCGGCGACTTTTCTTAGAAAATGCAAACAGAGGGCTTATCTTTTCATTGGGTTCAGGGATTTATCGGGAATGGCCTCCTTCGAGGAAACCGTCCATGATCTTTCCGATCTGGCTCAGGCCTGTCTGGAGGCGGGGTATCGGTGGTTGGATCGATCGCTTTCCCGGAATCATGGAACCCCGATGATCGACATTGGCCTGGGAGCACAACCGTCCCGATTCGTCATCCTGGGAATGGGTAAACTCGGGGCGCGGGAACTCAATTTTTCGTCCGACATCGATCTGATCTATCTGTATGAGGATGATCGTGGTCAAACATCTGGTCCCAAACGTCTTTCCATAAAAGGATACTACAACCGTCTGGGCCAGGATCTGATTCGCCTGTTGAGTCAGACGACGGCGGATGGGATGGTCTTTCGTCTGGACCTGCGCTTGCGTCCCGAAGGGGAAACGGGTGATCTGACGTTGTCACGCCGTTCGGCGGAAATCTATTACGAATCATGGGGCCAGACCTGGGAACGTTCCGCCATGATCAAGGCCCGTCCGGTCGCGGGCGACATGGAGCTTGGCTGGGAATTTCTCAAGAACATCGAACCGTTCATTTTCCGCCGCTATCTGGATTTCACGGCGCTGGACGCCATTCGTGAAATGAAACTGAAAATCGATCAAAAGATTCATCGGGTGGCGGATTATACCCGGAATGTCAAACTTGGATTTGGCGGTATCCGAGAAATCGAGTTTTTTGTCCAGAGTCAACAGTTGATTCATGGCGGAAAAAATCCGGGACTGCGTCATTGCGAAACCCTGACCACCTTGGTGGCCCTGGAACGGCACGGACTTTTGACTCGGGAAACGGTCCATGATCTGACCGATGCCTATCTGTTTCTGCGCACCGTGGAGCACCGGTTGCAGATCGAACTCGAACGGCAGACCCATTCCCTGCCGGACGATCCCGAATCCTACCGCAAGGTGGCCAGGCGCATGGGGTTTTCCCAAAGCGAGGAATTGCGCGAACGGATGACACGCACGACCGAACGGGTCCATGCCATCTACGAAAACCTGTTTTTCGAGGGCAAACCCGACAGAAAGGGTGACGAGGACGGGGTTGTCGGGCAATTGCTGCAACACGACCTGAACGCGCCGGAAACGGCAACGGTGATGGAAAACGCAGGGCTGACCCCCCCCGAATCGGCAGCCGGTTGCATTCGGGTGATTCGCGATGGTCCACGAGGGATTTCCCTGAGGGAACATGACCGTATGTGGTATGGGCGAGTATCGCGCATCCTGCTTCGGGGGGTTCTGGACGCCCCCGATCCCAACCTGGCCCTGCATCATCTTGGTGATTTTCTCAAGGCCCTGGGGCACCGCGTCAGCTATCTGGCGATGCTCTACGAAAACACGGCGTTGCTCCATCTGATCCTCCGTCTGTTTGGCACTTCGGGGCTGCTGTCGCATGTTCTGATCCGCAACCCCCACCTGCTGGATCAAATGATCGCCCCCGGATTCCTGACCAGCCAGGAGGACAGAAATGCCTTGGGACTGGCGCTGGCCGAACGCCTGGAACGGGTGGAACATGTCGAGGAACGCTTCGATGCGATGCGCATGTTCAAGAACAACGAAATGTTGCGCATCGGCGTGCGTGATCTGTCCGGTTTGGCCGAGAATGACGAGGTGATGGTTCGCATTTCAATCCTGGCCGAGGTGATCCTCGAACAGGTGCTCCGGGATGCCCTGGACGAATTGATGCATCGTCACGGCGAACCCCGATACAAAGTTGGGACCGAAGAAGAGCGTGTGCCATTCGCCATCATGGCCATGGGCAAGCTGGGCGGGAGGGAACTGAATTATTCGTCCGATCTGGATCTGATCTTCATTCATGGGGGCCAGGGGGAACAACCTTTTACCTCGGGACCGCATCCGGTCTCCAATGAAATGTTCTTTTCGCGCCTGGGTCAGAGGATCATTTCCCATATTACCACCCTGACCCGGCATGGCCTTCTTTACGAGCTGGACATGCGTCTGCGTCCATCGGGTCAGTCGGGTCCACTGGTCACCTCGTTTTCCGCCTTTCGTCGTTATCATGACCACGAATCATGGTTGTGGGAACATCAGGCGTTGATTCGGGCGCGGTTTGTGGCGGGAGATGCCGCATTGGGAGCGCGAATCCAGGGGGTGATTCGCGACATCGTTTTGCAACCCAGGGACGAATCCACGGTGCGGGCCGAGGTCGGTGCGATGCGGGACCGCATCTTTCATGAAAAAAAGCCGTCGAACAATCAGGTGGACATCAAACAAAGCCGGGGGGGCATCGTGGATATCGAATTCCTGGTCCAGGCGCTGATTCTTGCCCATGGCTCCAGATTTCCAGGCATACTCCAGGGAAATTGTACCCGGGCCCTTCATGCCCTGGGTCGGGCCGGGGTGTTGGATCCGGAGGAAGGAGCGCTGCTCCAGGAGGCTTATCAATTTTTCCGTCTCGTCGAAAACCGGTTGCGCCTGTTGCACAATCGTTCGGAAAACCGGATTTCCAATGATCCGATCATGCGTGATCGTCTGGCAAGGCTTTGTTCCCTTTCTGGAAAAAACGAACTTATGGAACAGTTACGCGATCGGATGGACCGGGTGTTCACGATCATTCGGCGGTATCTTCCCGGAGCAGGCGCGATTTGA